The Chloroflexota bacterium genome window below encodes:
- a CDS encoding lysophospholipid acyltransferase family protein codes for MDAAERARRTGPRELSVEVSTRYRVMRWLDVLVVRLLFDIRVEGLERWPAAPFCLVLNHHNGWDPMLALAATPETPRVTWFGPKEADFSHGFRNRVMAFVGGVIPYNPEKTTLTSAVRAVRRVFVAGGVLGIFAEGTIGFRETELLPFEEGAVAFAAASGVPIVPCAIVGSTFLWFRKRVVFRYGEPIPTAETRGREARDELDRQVRAAMQALLPRTEPRLPRRRSLRFLGDLLTGPADLARRRAELGE; via the coding sequence ATGGATGCGGCCGAGCGAGCGCGGCGCACCGGTCCGCGGGAGCTGAGCGTCGAGGTCTCCACACGCTATCGGGTCATGCGCTGGCTCGACGTGCTGGTCGTCCGCCTCCTCTTCGACATCCGCGTGGAGGGGCTGGAACGCTGGCCGGCGGCTCCCTTCTGCCTGGTGCTCAACCACCACAACGGCTGGGACCCGATGCTGGCGCTGGCCGCCACCCCGGAGACTCCGCGCGTCACCTGGTTCGGTCCCAAGGAGGCCGATTTCTCGCATGGCTTCCGCAACCGGGTGATGGCGTTCGTCGGCGGCGTGATCCCGTATAACCCGGAGAAGACGACCCTCACCTCGGCGGTCCGGGCCGTGCGGCGCGTCTTTGTTGCGGGAGGCGTGCTCGGCATCTTTGCCGAGGGGACCATCGGCTTCCGCGAGACCGAGCTGCTCCCATTCGAGGAGGGGGCAGTGGCGTTTGCCGCGGCCAGCGGCGTCCCGATCGTCCCGTGCGCCATCGTCGGCAGCACGTTCCTGTGGTTTCGGAAGCGGGTCGTGTTCCGCTATGGCGAGCCGATCCCCACCGCGGAGACGCGAGGCCGAGAGGCGCGCGACGAGCTGGACCGCCAGGTGCGAGCGGCGATGCAGGCGCTTCTGCCCCGGACCGAGCCGCGCTTGCCGCGACGGAGATCGCTTCGATTCCTCGGCGACCTGCTGACGGGACCCGCGGACCTCGCACGGCGGAGGGCCGAGCTGGGGGAGTAG
- a CDS encoding dipeptidase, producing MSNLETALAYLRDHADEHLKGLDEFLRIPSISADPQRRGDVRRAADWIADELTRIGAEHATLTDTSSHPVVTADWLHAGADAPTAIVYCHYDVQPTDPLDEWVRPPFEPRYEDDIVYARGSGDDKGQLFMHLKAAEAWLKGVGTLPLNLRFFFEGDEEHEAEPSETFVKAHPELLAGDVCIVSDSDMQDDEGTPAITYGLRGLAYWEVKVLGPFQDLHSGIFGGGVDNPATVLLRMLASLTDGHGHVTVPGFYDRVREMTGEEHAAYAAVPFDEADWAERIKVSGPMDGEQDYTLLERLSARPTFDVNGLWGGYSGEGSKTIIPAYAGAKISTRLVPDQDHREIEQLMVDHLKRIAPPTVRVEVKVIQGGQPASTPLDHPAVVIAARALEQTFGKPPVFHRMGGSIPVVAAMERELGLPSVLIGFASPNGNFHAPNEWMPLANYRGGMDALVRLWQEMGAVSPAELRGE from the coding sequence ATGTCCAACCTCGAGACCGCCCTTGCATACCTGCGAGACCACGCTGACGAGCACCTCAAGGGTCTCGACGAGTTCCTGCGGATCCCATCCATCAGCGCCGACCCGCAGCGTCGCGGGGATGTCCGCCGCGCTGCGGACTGGATCGCTGATGAGCTGACCAGGATCGGCGCCGAGCACGCGACCCTCACCGACACCAGCAGCCACCCGGTCGTGACCGCCGACTGGCTGCATGCAGGCGCCGATGCTCCCACGGCGATCGTGTATTGCCACTACGACGTGCAGCCGACCGATCCGCTCGACGAGTGGGTGCGGCCGCCGTTCGAGCCGCGCTACGAGGACGACATCGTCTACGCCCGTGGCTCCGGCGACGACAAGGGTCAGCTCTTCATGCACCTCAAGGCCGCCGAGGCGTGGCTGAAGGGGGTTGGGACCCTGCCACTCAACCTGCGGTTCTTCTTCGAGGGCGACGAGGAGCACGAGGCCGAGCCCTCGGAGACCTTCGTCAAGGCGCATCCCGAGCTGCTCGCCGGGGACGTCTGCATCGTCTCGGACTCGGACATGCAGGACGACGAGGGGACACCCGCCATCACCTACGGCCTGCGGGGCCTCGCCTACTGGGAGGTGAAGGTCCTTGGCCCGTTCCAGGACCTCCATTCCGGCATCTTCGGCGGCGGGGTCGACAATCCGGCCACGGTCCTGCTCCGCATGCTGGCCTCGCTGACCGATGGCCACGGCCACGTCACCGTCCCCGGCTTCTACGACCGAGTGCGGGAGATGACCGGCGAGGAGCACGCGGCCTATGCGGCGGTGCCCTTCGACGAGGCCGATTGGGCCGAGCGGATCAAGGTCAGCGGACCGATGGACGGCGAGCAGGACTACACCCTCCTCGAGCGCCTCTCGGCTCGCCCGACGTTCGATGTCAACGGCCTGTGGGGCGGCTACTCCGGCGAGGGATCGAAGACGATCATCCCTGCCTATGCCGGGGCCAAGATCAGCACCCGCCTGGTGCCGGACCAGGATCACCGCGAGATCGAGCAGCTGATGGTCGACCACCTCAAGCGCATCGCGCCGCCCACGGTTCGCGTCGAGGTCAAGGTCATCCAGGGCGGTCAACCAGCCAGCACCCCGCTCGATCACCCGGCGGTCGTGATTGCGGCCCGCGCGCTGGAGCAGACATTCGGGAAGCCCCCGGTCTTCCATCGCATGGGCGGCTCGATCCCGGTCGTGGCGGCGATGGAGCGCGAGCTCGGCCTGCCCAGCGTGCTGATCGGCTTCGCCTCCCCGAACGGAAACTTTCATGCACCGAACGAGTGGATGCCGCTTGCCAACTATCGCGGTGGCATGGACGCGCTGGTGCGCCTCTGGCAGGAGATGGGAGCCGTCTCGCCAGCCGAGCTGCGCGGAGAATGA
- a CDS encoding helix-turn-helix domain-containing protein, which translates to MTGKTNPDDPWLALGAASRLVGVAPDTLRRWADSGRVESFVTPGGHRRFLRSALEAMMNAPRRHRYGVDRLTGSAGTISGDVHRRMARSGGAPPWQARLSAEQRADFRRWGQRTFNLVLEYVAAGKRAERTLLLGEAEKMGALYGAEASRAGLSLAEAVEAFLFYRSPVLEAIAAHLRRRAAELTDLTTAYREATAAIDGVLTALVASYREGSAP; encoded by the coding sequence ATGACCGGGAAGACCAACCCGGACGATCCCTGGCTGGCGCTCGGGGCCGCCAGCCGCCTGGTCGGCGTCGCTCCTGACACGCTGCGGCGCTGGGCGGATTCGGGACGCGTCGAGAGCTTCGTGACGCCGGGCGGGCATCGCCGCTTCCTCCGATCGGCCCTCGAGGCGATGATGAATGCGCCGCGCAGGCACCGCTACGGCGTGGACCGGCTCACCGGCTCAGCCGGCACCATCTCGGGCGACGTGCACCGCCGCATGGCGCGGAGCGGAGGTGCGCCGCCCTGGCAGGCTCGGCTGAGCGCCGAGCAGCGCGCCGACTTCCGGCGCTGGGGGCAGCGAACCTTCAACCTCGTGCTCGAGTACGTGGCCGCCGGCAAGCGGGCGGAACGAACCCTGCTGCTGGGCGAGGCGGAGAAGATGGGCGCCCTGTACGGGGCCGAGGCATCGCGCGCGGGCCTCTCGCTGGCCGAGGCGGTCGAAGCGTTCCTCTTCTATCGGTCGCCGGTGCTGGAGGCGATCGCAGCGCACCTTCGCCGTCGGGCCGCCGAGCTGACGGACCTGACCACCGCGTATCGGGAGGCGACCGCGGCGATCGACGGCGTGCTCACCGCGCTCGTGGCCTCATACCGGGAAGGATCGGCTCCCTAG
- a CDS encoding Xaa-Pro peptidase family protein — protein MPLISTAGTRFADPVYADRLLRATAEAAARSIAALLVTPSADYEYLLGYRPPALERLTCLILPVEGVPALILPRLEEPLARHAIGPLADGIEIVPWDETDDPFRLVKACLGGALRVGLQDQMWSRFVLRLRALLDPAELVDASPAIGAVRRIKQPEEVDRLRAAASAADEAMLAITAERLAGRTEAEVSRRINELLLAAGHDTTEFAIVASGPNSASPHHEPGERVIEAGDAIVLDIGGVREAYCSDTTRTAFVGDPPPDFVAMYEVLRMAQTAACAAVAPGVAALDIDRAARRIIEEAGYGDAFMHRTGHGIGMETHEEPYIVESNDERLVAGHAFSIEPGIYIADQWGARIEDIVVCTDAGGERLNTNSTELIIVS, from the coding sequence ATGCCCCTCATCTCCACCGCCGGCACGCGCTTCGCCGACCCGGTCTATGCCGATCGGCTGCTGCGTGCCACCGCCGAGGCGGCAGCCCGCAGCATCGCGGCGCTGCTCGTCACGCCATCGGCCGACTACGAGTACCTGCTCGGCTATCGCCCCCCGGCGCTGGAGCGGCTGACCTGCCTCATCCTCCCCGTGGAGGGGGTGCCGGCCCTCATTCTTCCCCGACTCGAGGAGCCGCTGGCGCGCCACGCCATCGGCCCCCTGGCGGATGGCATCGAGATCGTGCCGTGGGATGAGACGGACGATCCCTTCCGCCTGGTCAAGGCCTGCCTGGGCGGGGCGCTCCGCGTCGGCCTGCAGGACCAGATGTGGTCTCGCTTCGTGCTGCGGTTGCGCGCCCTGCTCGACCCCGCCGAGCTGGTGGATGCCAGTCCCGCGATCGGCGCCGTCCGTCGCATCAAGCAGCCGGAGGAGGTCGATCGCCTTCGTGCGGCGGCCTCCGCGGCCGACGAGGCGATGCTGGCCATCACGGCGGAGCGCCTGGCGGGGCGCACCGAAGCCGAGGTCAGCCGCCGCATCAACGAGCTGTTGCTGGCTGCGGGACACGACACCACTGAATTCGCGATCGTCGCATCGGGGCCCAACTCGGCCAGCCCGCACCATGAGCCCGGGGAGCGGGTGATCGAGGCCGGCGACGCCATCGTGCTCGACATCGGCGGCGTGCGGGAGGCCTATTGCTCGGATACGACGCGCACCGCCTTCGTCGGTGATCCGCCTCCAGACTTCGTGGCAATGTACGAGGTGCTGCGGATGGCCCAGACAGCGGCATGTGCAGCGGTCGCGCCCGGCGTTGCGGCGCTTGATATCGACCGTGCCGCGCGACGGATCATCGAGGAGGCGGGCTACGGCGACGCCTTCATGCATCGGACCGGCCACGGCATCGGCATGGAGACGCACGAAGAGCCATACATCGTCGAGAGCAATGACGAGCGACTGGTGGCCGGCCACGCGTTCAGCATCGAGCCGGGGATCTACATCGCCGACCAATGGGGTGCGCGGATCGAGGACATCGTGGTCTGCACCGATGCCGGGGGCGAGCGCCTCAACACCAACAGCACCGAGCTGATCATCGTCAGCTAG
- a CDS encoding M67 family metallopeptidase, producing the protein MKGLGLPPSVADELMRHARAELPNESCGILSGSLGTGLATRFHPARNVEASPLRYNVHPEDLVRITFAIEDAGEELVAIFHSHTHSAAVPSATDRRTAMYPDPFYLLASLSEADAPPARALRAWRIYRGQAFEVPLTIG; encoded by the coding sequence GTGAAGGGTCTTGGCCTGCCCCCATCGGTCGCCGATGAGCTGATGCGCCACGCTCGCGCCGAGCTGCCGAACGAGTCGTGTGGCATCCTCTCCGGATCGCTCGGCACCGGGCTCGCCACCCGGTTCCACCCTGCCCGGAACGTGGAGGCCTCGCCACTCCGCTACAACGTGCATCCCGAGGACCTGGTTCGCATCACCTTCGCCATCGAGGACGCCGGTGAGGAGCTGGTCGCCATCTTCCACTCGCACACCCACTCCGCGGCGGTGCCATCGGCGACCGACCGTCGCACGGCGATGTACCCAGACCCGTTCTACCTGCTGGCAAGCCTGTCAGAGGCCGATGCGCCACCCGCCCGCGCCCTTCGCGCGTGGCGGATCTACCGCGGGCAGGCATTCGAGGTGCCGCTGACGATCGGGTAA
- a CDS encoding cysteine synthase family protein, whose product MRDLVSTIGSTPTVELSHLAPSPRIRLYAKLEGANPTGSVKDRIALAMLAEARASGALRPGQTILEPSSGNTGISLAMIGRLMGHPVRIVMPDNTTVEREQLLRLYGAEIVPSPGAEGSNGAIRLAQELSAADSSLFMPYQYGNAANPRAHEEGTGPEILAAVPEVDLFVAGLGTGGTLTGVGHFLKQERPGTRVIAAEPLPGEQVQGLRNLDEGFVPPVLDASVLDDRYLVSNRDAVIGVRRLMREERIFAGLSSGAALNVALRAADEMEEGNIVVLLADGGWKYLSTGIYDRDLDDLDEELERSLLW is encoded by the coding sequence ATGCGCGACCTGGTCTCCACCATCGGCAGCACGCCGACGGTAGAGCTGTCGCACCTGGCGCCATCTCCGCGCATCCGCCTCTACGCCAAGCTCGAGGGCGCCAATCCGACCGGATCCGTCAAGGACCGAATCGCGCTGGCGATGCTCGCGGAGGCACGGGCGTCCGGGGCGCTGCGGCCGGGCCAGACCATCCTGGAGCCATCCTCGGGGAACACGGGAATCAGCCTGGCCATGATCGGTCGGCTGATGGGACACCCGGTGCGGATCGTGATGCCGGACAACACCACCGTCGAGCGCGAGCAGCTGCTGCGCCTGTACGGCGCCGAGATCGTCCCGTCCCCCGGGGCAGAGGGCTCGAACGGGGCCATCCGGCTGGCGCAGGAGCTGAGCGCCGCGGATTCGTCGCTGTTCATGCCGTACCAGTACGGCAATGCGGCCAACCCGCGAGCGCACGAGGAGGGGACCGGCCCCGAGATCCTCGCGGCCGTGCCGGAGGTCGACCTGTTCGTGGCGGGGCTGGGAACCGGCGGGACGTTGACCGGTGTCGGCCATTTCCTGAAGCAAGAGCGGCCCGGCACGCGGGTCATCGCCGCGGAGCCACTCCCCGGGGAGCAGGTGCAGGGCCTGCGAAATCTCGACGAGGGATTCGTGCCGCCGGTGCTGGACGCATCGGTCCTGGACGACCGGTACCTGGTCAGCAACCGCGACGCGGTGATCGGCGTGCGGCGCCTGATGCGCGAGGAGCGGATCTTCGCCGGCCTCTCGTCCGGCGCGGCGTTGAACGTGGCCCTGCGAGCCGCGGACGAGATGGAAGAGGGGAACATCGTCGTGCTGCTGGCCGACGGAGGCTGGAAGTACCTGTCGACCGGCATCTACGACCGCGACCTGGACGACCTGGACGAGGAGCTGGAGCGCTCGCTGCTGTGGTGA
- a CDS encoding ubiquitin-like small modifier protein 1 has translation MSTVRIPPVLRETVGGSRSLAASGATVDEVLADLFANYPALRDRVTADGELSPFVNVYVNDRDVRYRDGLETPVGPDDTVILLPAMAGGAR, from the coding sequence GTGAGCACCGTACGCATCCCGCCGGTCCTGCGTGAAACGGTTGGTGGCAGTCGCAGCCTCGCCGCGAGCGGGGCAACGGTGGATGAAGTCCTCGCGGATCTCTTCGCCAACTATCCGGCCCTCCGCGACCGCGTCACGGCGGATGGTGAGCTGTCGCCGTTCGTCAACGTGTATGTCAACGACCGGGACGTCCGGTACCGCGACGGGCTCGAGACGCCGGTCGGGCCGGACGACACGGTCATCCTGCTGCCGGCCATGGCCGGAGGCGCCCGCTAG
- the moeB gene encoding molybdopterin-synthase adenylyltransferase MoeB gives MATATPFREVDAAEALELAASGWRILDVREQVEWNEGHIPNATLLPLADLPSRIGEVAPDRDAPLLVHCAVGARSLRASAWLVQNGYRNVANMRGAALLDWRRLGGAWEAPEQLLTPGQQRRYSRQVLIPEIGQAGQRKLLDSKVLLIGAGGLGSPAALYLAASGIGTIGLVDDDVVDESNLQRQVLHTSDRVGMPKTESARMTLGALNPETNVVEHRERLDAGNVERLISDYDVIVDGTDNFDTRYLLNDAAVRLRKPVVHGSIYRWDGQVTTFVPFEGPCYRCMYPTQPPPELAPACDIAGVLGVLPGIAGLLQANEVFKLLLGVGETLAGRLLMFDAMSTEFSEVRIWRDPACPACGEGTIQ, from the coding sequence GTGGCAACCGCGACTCCGTTTCGCGAGGTTGACGCCGCCGAGGCGCTCGAGCTGGCCGCATCTGGCTGGCGGATCCTCGACGTCCGCGAGCAGGTCGAGTGGAACGAGGGCCACATCCCGAATGCCACTCTCCTTCCGCTCGCCGACCTGCCGTCGCGGATCGGCGAGGTCGCCCCTGACCGCGACGCGCCACTGCTGGTCCACTGCGCGGTCGGCGCCCGCTCGCTGCGGGCATCGGCCTGGCTTGTCCAGAACGGCTACCGCAACGTGGCAAACATGCGTGGTGCCGCCCTGCTCGACTGGCGCCGGCTCGGCGGCGCGTGGGAAGCCCCCGAGCAGCTGCTGACTCCGGGCCAGCAGCGGCGCTACAGCCGCCAGGTGCTGATCCCCGAGATCGGGCAGGCGGGGCAGCGGAAGCTGCTGGATTCAAAGGTGCTGCTGATCGGAGCCGGTGGCCTGGGCTCGCCGGCGGCGCTCTACCTGGCTGCATCGGGGATCGGCACCATCGGCCTGGTCGATGACGACGTGGTCGACGAGAGCAACCTCCAGCGCCAGGTGCTGCACACCTCCGACCGGGTGGGGATGCCCAAGACCGAGAGCGCCCGCATGACCCTTGGCGCGCTCAATCCGGAGACCAACGTGGTCGAGCACCGCGAGCGGCTCGACGCCGGCAACGTCGAGCGGCTGATCTCCGATTACGACGTGATCGTCGACGGGACCGATAACTTCGACACACGCTATCTGCTCAACGACGCGGCGGTCAGGCTGCGCAAGCCAGTGGTGCATGGCTCGATCTACCGCTGGGATGGGCAGGTCACCACCTTCGTCCCGTTCGAGGGGCCGTGCTACCGCTGCATGTACCCGACCCAGCCGCCTCCCGAGCTGGCGCCGGCCTGCGACATCGCCGGCGTGCTGGGGGTCCTGCCGGGGATCGCCGGCCTGCTGCAGGCCAACGAGGTCTTCAAGCTCCTCCTTGGCGTGGGCGAGACACTGGCAGGGCGGCTGCTCATGTTCGACGCGATGTCGACCGAGTTCAGCGAGGTCAGGATCTGGCGCGACCCGGCCTGCCCAGCCTGCGGGGAGGGGACGATCCAGTGA
- a CDS encoding SUF system NifU family Fe-S cluster assembly protein: MDNLYRDFILEHYRNPHNKGTLDPHDLHFADSNPTCGDEMSMSLVLDADRTAIADVAFDGRGCAISQASASILTDGLRGQSLDEVRDMNPKALLDELGVPIGPARLKCALLAYKVLQGAVRGGEVAWPAEAEAAG; encoded by the coding sequence ATGGACAACCTGTACCGCGACTTCATCCTGGAGCACTACCGCAATCCCCATAACAAGGGGACCCTGGATCCGCACGACCTGCACTTCGCCGATTCGAATCCGACCTGCGGCGACGAGATGAGCATGAGCCTGGTCCTCGACGCCGACCGCACGGCGATCGCGGACGTGGCATTCGACGGACGCGGCTGCGCCATCAGCCAGGCATCGGCCTCGATCCTGACCGATGGCCTGCGCGGGCAGAGCCTGGACGAGGTGCGCGACATGAATCCGAAGGCGCTGCTCGACGAGCTGGGCGTTCCGATCGGCCCCGCCCGCCTCAAGTGCGCGCTGCTCGCATACAAGGTGCTGCAGGGCGCGGTGCGCGGCGGCGAGGTGGCCTGGCCCGCCGAGGCGGAGGCGGCCGGCTGA
- a CDS encoding SufS family cysteine desulfurase, which produces MAVEPALKAITPGAFSGTVLRSDFAVFDRPTRSGKRLVFLDAAASAPKPRSVVETMADAYSHHYANVHRGIYELSEDATGLFEAARGKVAAFIGAPSKREIVFVRNATEAINLVAYSWGRSNVHSGDRVVTTQLEHHANIVPWQQLTAEVGATLDYVAITDDGLLDLDDLREKLAKGPKLLAVAAVSNALGTINPLSEIIRMAHEAGALVLVDAAQAVPHMPIDVAALDCDFLALSGHKMLGPSGIGALWGRRELLDAMPPFMTGGSMIIKVTMEGAEWNEVPYKFEAGTPAIVEAIGLGAAIDYLTNLGMDAVREHERYLFERAWPALGEIPGVRRFGPDDAATHAGVISFVLDGIHPHDVATVFDSEGVAVRAGHHCAQPVMLRYDIPATTRASFYVYNDLDDVDALVAAVRATQILFAG; this is translated from the coding sequence ATGGCTGTCGAGCCGGCACTGAAGGCGATCACCCCCGGAGCGTTCTCCGGGACGGTGCTGCGCTCAGATTTCGCGGTCTTCGACCGGCCGACCCGCAGCGGCAAGCGACTCGTCTTCCTTGACGCGGCCGCCAGCGCGCCCAAGCCACGAAGCGTGGTGGAGACGATGGCCGATGCCTATTCGCATCACTACGCCAACGTGCACCGCGGCATTTACGAGCTTTCCGAAGACGCGACGGGTCTGTTCGAGGCGGCACGCGGCAAGGTGGCGGCCTTCATCGGCGCACCCAGCAAGCGCGAGATCGTGTTCGTGCGGAACGCGACGGAAGCGATCAACCTGGTCGCCTACAGTTGGGGTCGCAGCAACGTGCATTCCGGCGACCGGGTGGTGACCACCCAGCTCGAACACCACGCCAACATCGTGCCCTGGCAGCAGCTGACGGCCGAGGTGGGGGCAACGCTCGACTACGTGGCGATCACCGACGACGGCCTTCTCGACCTCGACGACCTGCGCGAGAAGCTGGCCAAGGGGCCCAAGCTGCTGGCGGTCGCGGCGGTCAGCAACGCACTGGGCACCATCAACCCGCTGTCCGAGATCATCCGCATGGCCCACGAGGCGGGCGCCCTGGTGCTGGTGGACGCTGCCCAGGCGGTTCCGCACATGCCGATCGACGTGGCCGCTCTCGATTGCGACTTCCTGGCCCTCTCCGGCCACAAAATGCTCGGCCCATCCGGGATCGGGGCGCTGTGGGGCCGGCGCGAGCTGCTCGACGCGATGCCGCCCTTCATGACCGGCGGCAGCATGATCATCAAGGTCACCATGGAAGGGGCCGAGTGGAACGAGGTTCCCTACAAGTTCGAGGCGGGGACGCCGGCGATCGTCGAGGCGATCGGCCTGGGGGCAGCGATCGACTACCTGACGAACCTGGGCATGGATGCCGTGCGCGAGCACGAGCGCTACCTCTTCGAGCGCGCCTGGCCCGCCCTCGGTGAGATCCCGGGCGTCCGCCGCTTCGGCCCCGATGACGCCGCCACCCACGCCGGAGTGATCAGCTTCGTGCTGGACGGGATCCACCCGCATGACGTTGCGACCGTCTTCGACAGCGAGGGTGTGGCGGTCAGGGCCGGCCACCACTGCGCCCAGCCGGTGATGCTGCGCTACGACATTCCGGCCACAACCCGCGCCAGCTTCTACGTCTACAACGACCTGGACGACGTCGACGCCCTCGTCGCAGCGGTGCGTGCCACGCAGATCCTCTTCGCGGGCTGA
- the sufC gene encoding Fe-S cluster assembly ATPase SufC: MTDELEIRDLEVSIGQKKILKGLSLTVKVGEVHALMGPNGSGKTSLAYTLMGHPDYHVDSGSVTWRGEDLLSKKMTPDKRAQAGIFLAFQYPSAIPGVTVASFLRNIYNAVHHPKQPAADASDGAMPKYTGIPLAKFRKMMEEKMELLHMDPAVAARYVNDGFSGGEKKRLEMLQMAIMNPTIAILDETDSGLDIDALRTVADGINATLSPEMGVLMITHYQRMLNYVKPQFVHVLLDGRVVMSGGEELSHKLEANGYDWVREQVGLPSGVGDEVAEPVAEHV; this comes from the coding sequence ATGACCGACGAACTGGAGATCCGCGACCTCGAGGTCAGCATCGGGCAGAAGAAGATCCTCAAGGGCCTGTCGCTGACGGTGAAGGTCGGTGAGGTCCACGCGCTGATGGGGCCCAATGGCTCGGGCAAGACGAGCCTGGCCTACACGCTGATGGGCCACCCCGATTACCACGTCGACTCCGGATCGGTCACCTGGCGCGGCGAGGACCTGCTGAGCAAGAAGATGACCCCCGACAAGCGCGCCCAGGCGGGCATCTTCCTTGCCTTCCAGTACCCGAGCGCCATCCCAGGGGTGACGGTGGCAAGCTTCCTGCGCAACATCTACAACGCCGTCCATCATCCCAAGCAGCCGGCCGCGGACGCCTCGGATGGGGCCATGCCGAAGTACACCGGCATCCCGCTGGCCAAGTTCCGCAAGATGATGGAGGAGAAGATGGAGCTCCTCCACATGGATCCGGCGGTGGCGGCTCGCTACGTCAACGACGGCTTCTCCGGCGGCGAGAAGAAGCGCCTGGAGATGCTCCAGATGGCGATCATGAACCCAACCATCGCCATCCTGGACGAGACCGACTCCGGACTCGACATCGACGCGCTGCGGACCGTGGCGGATGGCATCAACGCCACCCTCTCACCGGAGATGGGGGTGCTGATGATCACCCACTACCAGCGCATGCTGAACTACGTGAAGCCGCAGTTCGTGCACGTCCTGCTCGACGGCAGGGTGGTGATGTCCGGTGGCGAGGAGCTGAGCCACAAGCTCGAGGCGAACGGATACGACTGGGTGCGCGAGCAGGTCGGCCTGCCATCGGGGGTCGGTGACGAGGTCGCCGAGCCGGTGGCGGAGCACGTCTAA
- a CDS encoding Rrf2 family transcriptional regulator has translation MKLSTRAEYGIRVLVVLAHADGDRPTSLSDIAKADKLPHAYIEQLVGALRRAGLVTATRGHSGGYRLARPAEQISLVDAVRALDGPILEMPCAGPDDLESCDRPQDCSVHEVFERLNNSLSGMLGGTTLAEVASGTGGPPYPPAVRRRVAAAHTKSTAAQSAATPPPS, from the coding sequence ATGAAACTCTCGACGCGAGCGGAGTACGGGATCCGGGTGCTGGTCGTTCTGGCCCACGCCGACGGTGATCGGCCCACCTCGCTGTCGGACATCGCCAAGGCCGACAAGCTGCCGCACGCGTACATCGAGCAGCTGGTCGGCGCGCTGCGCCGGGCTGGCCTGGTGACCGCCACTCGCGGCCATTCCGGTGGCTACCGCCTTGCCCGCCCGGCGGAGCAGATCAGCCTGGTCGACGCGGTGCGCGCCCTTGATGGACCGATCCTGGAGATGCCGTGCGCCGGGCCGGACGACCTGGAGTCGTGCGATCGGCCGCAGGACTGCAGCGTCCACGAGGTCTTCGAGCGACTGAACAACTCGCTCAGCGGGATGCTGGGCGGCACCACCCTCGCCGAGGTTGCCTCCGGAACCGGCGGCCCGCCGTATCCACCCGCCGTGCGGCGCCGCGTGGCGGCCGCTCACACGAAGTCCACGGCCGCCCAATCGGCCGCGACCCCGCCCCCGAGCTGA
- a CDS encoding Rieske 2Fe-2S domain-containing protein has translation MTTGFAAGLRASDVAPGTVVTVMVGGRSVCLGHTLDGRWGAIEDVCTHDGGDLGDGELDGNAVECPRHGGRFDLFSGRVLALPPVVPVKAYPVHLEGDEIVVELS, from the coding sequence ATGACGACCGGGTTCGCTGCCGGCCTGCGGGCCAGCGATGTCGCGCCCGGCACCGTGGTGACGGTGATGGTCGGCGGCCGGTCAGTGTGCCTGGGGCACACGCTCGACGGGCGCTGGGGCGCCATCGAGGACGTGTGCACGCATGACGGCGGCGACCTCGGTGACGGCGAGCTCGATGGCAACGCCGTGGAGTGCCCCCGCCACGGTGGCCGATTCGACCTCTTCAGCGGGCGCGTCCTGGCCCTGCCACCGGTCGTCCCGGTCAAGGCCTACCCTGTCCACCTCGAGGGTGACGAGATCGTGGTGGAGCTGTCATGA